A single window of Nicotiana sylvestris chromosome 3, ASM39365v2, whole genome shotgun sequence DNA harbors:
- the LOC104239324 gene encoding U2 small nuclear ribonucleoprotein A', with protein sequence MVRLTADLIWKSPHFFNAIRERELDLRGNKIPVIENLGATEGQFDTIDLSDNEIVKLENFPYLTRLGTLLMNNNRITRINPNIGEFLPKLHTLILTSNRLTNLVEIDPLASLPNLKFLSLLDNNITKRPNYRLYVIHKLKSLRLLDFRKVKQKERLEASNLFASEEAEEQAKKESVKTFVPGEVPAAPEEPKEDEAPKPVAPTPEQIIAIKAAIVNSQTLEEVARLEQALRSGQLPADLNIGDYDIAAKKEDAEEDKMVTDGDDKANKTEEENIPEQKADGPTDMEQE encoded by the exons atggtGAGGCTAACAGCGGATTTGATTTGGAAAAGTCCTCACTTCTTCAATGCCATTCGCGAACGCGAGTTAGATCTTCGAG GAAACAAGATTCCTGTTATTGAGAACTTGGGTGCTACTGAG GGTCAATTCGACACAATTGATTTATCTGATAATGAGATTGTTAAACTCGAGAATTTTCCATATCTGACTCGGCTTGGAACCTTACTAATGAACAACAATAGGATTACACGTATTAACCCCAACATTGGAG AGTTTCTGCCTAAGTTGCATACTTTGATTCTCACCAGCAATAGACTTAcaaatttggttgaaattgatCCGCTTGCGTCTCTACCAAACCTGAAGTTTCTTAGTTTGCTTGATAACAATATCACAAAGAGACCAAATTATCGCCTTTATGTCATTCACAAATTGAAGTCCTTGCGTTTGCTGGATTTCAGGAAAGTCAAGCAAAAG GAGCGATTGGAAGCAAGTAATTTATTTGCATCAGAAGAAGCTGAAGAACAGGCTAAAAAGGAATCTGTGAAGACCTTTGTACCTGGTGAGGTTCCAGCGGCACCCGAGGAACCAAAGGAAGATGAAGCACCAAAACCAGTTGCTCCTACACCTGAGCAAATTATTGCAATTAAG GCTGCCATTGTGAATTCCCAAACTCTTGAGGAGGTTGCTAGACTTGAACAG GCATTGAGGTCTGGCCAGCTTCCTGCAGATCTAAATATTGGTGATTACGATATTGCTGCTAAAAAAGAAGACGCCGAAGAAGACAAGATGGTAACAGATGGCGACGATAAAGCTAACAAGACGGAGGAGGAAAATATACCTGAGCAGAAGGCTGACGGTCCTACAGATATGGAGCAG GAGTAG